One genomic region from Bacillus sp. SLBN-46 encodes:
- a CDS encoding ABC transporter substrate-binding protein, translated as MKKSILFLSIIFTLVVLSACGQSNKDGATSGDKKVLTMATSADFAPFESRDKAGKIIGFDIDLAKAIADELGYKLEIKDMKFDGLIGALQAKRVDMVLAGMSATEKRQKNVDFSTAYNHSGEMFITKKDSTVKTIDDLKGKTVAVQLGTIQEEGAKKLQEKVDFTLKPLDNSTTLIQELLSDRVQVAYLDKSVATGYIKEQGLAGFDDPTSSSPGMAVAFPKGSDLKDDVNKALKKLEENGKLQELKDKWLKDQQ; from the coding sequence ATGAAAAAGTCTATTTTATTCTTATCCATTATTTTTACATTAGTAGTTTTGTCTGCATGCGGCCAGAGCAATAAAGATGGGGCAACAAGCGGAGATAAAAAGGTATTAACAATGGCAACATCTGCTGACTTTGCACCATTTGAATCAAGAGATAAAGCAGGAAAAATAATTGGTTTCGATATTGATTTAGCAAAAGCGATTGCTGATGAATTAGGGTACAAGCTTGAAATTAAAGACATGAAATTTGATGGCTTAATCGGTGCATTACAAGCAAAGCGTGTAGATATGGTTCTTGCTGGTATGTCAGCTACAGAAAAACGTCAAAAGAATGTAGATTTCTCTACTGCTTATAACCACTCTGGTGAAATGTTTATTACGAAAAAAGACTCTACTGTTAAAACAATCGATGACCTTAAAGGAAAAACAGTTGCAGTACAATTAGGTACCATTCAAGAAGAAGGTGCTAAAAAGCTTCAAGAAAAGGTTGATTTCACTCTTAAGCCATTAGATAACTCAACAACGCTAATTCAAGAGCTATTATCAGATCGTGTACAAGTTGCTTACTTAGATAAATCAGTAGCAACTGGATATATTAAGGAACAAGGCTTAGCTGGATTTGATGATCCAACTTCTAGTTCTCCTGGTATGGCGGTTGCTTTCCCTAAGGGCAGCGATTTAAAAGATGATGTAAATAAAGCTCTTAAAAAGTTAGAAGAAAACGGAAAGCTTCAAGAATTAAAGGATAAGTGGTTAAAAGACCAACAGTAA
- a CDS encoding amino acid ABC transporter permease, with translation MNLDFSQIVPYIPFILEGIWVTLKFVIISIVFGFVLGTIIALLKISRIKVLNWFGDFYTSIFRGTPLILQLMLIYFAIPQLTGYDISPFLSSILAFGLNSSAYVSEIIRAGIQAVDKGQTEAAQALGVPYSLMMKDLILPQALKNILPALMNEFITLTKESAIVSTIGYLDLMRRAQVVGADTYRNFEPLIFVGLIYWVLVMVLTLVGKRVERRMKYSD, from the coding sequence ATGAATTTGGATTTTAGCCAAATTGTGCCTTATATTCCTTTTATCTTAGAAGGAATATGGGTAACATTAAAATTTGTTATTATATCTATTGTTTTTGGATTTGTCCTTGGAACAATTATAGCTTTACTTAAAATTTCACGTATAAAGGTATTAAATTGGTTCGGTGATTTTTATACATCTATTTTTCGTGGGACACCTTTGATTTTGCAATTAATGTTGATTTATTTTGCGATTCCACAATTAACCGGCTATGATATTTCACCATTTTTATCATCAATCTTAGCCTTTGGATTAAACTCTTCTGCCTATGTCTCTGAAATCATTCGCGCAGGAATCCAAGCAGTTGATAAAGGACAAACAGAAGCAGCCCAGGCACTTGGTGTTCCATATAGTCTGATGATGAAGGATCTTATTTTACCGCAAGCTTTAAAAAATATCTTACCGGCACTTATGAATGAATTTATTACTTTAACAAAGGAATCAGCTATCGTTTCAACCATTGGTTATTTAGATTTAATGCGACGTGCCCAAGTGGTGGGAGCGGATACGTATCGAAACTTCGAACCATTAATATTTGTTGGGTTAATTTATTGGGTATTAGTCATGGTGCTAACGTTAGTTGGTAAGCGGGTTGAAAGGAGGATGAAGTATAGTGATTAA
- a CDS encoding amino acid ABC transporter ATP-binding protein, producing MIKVENLHKKFGENEVLKNITTSINSGEVVSIIGPSGSGKSTFLRCLNLLETPTQGKVWINGQEITDSKTNIMKVREQIGMVFQHFYLFPHKTVLENLTYAPMKVKGESREAAEKKARELLAKVGLSEKESAYPNNLSGGQKQRVAIARALAMEPQLMLFDEPTSALDPEMVKEVLNVMKDLAQSGMTMAIVTHEMGFAKEVSDRIMFLDDGVLLEEGTPDEFFTNPRTGRAKDFLEKVL from the coding sequence GTGATTAAAGTTGAAAACCTCCATAAAAAATTCGGGGAAAATGAAGTATTAAAAAATATAACTACTAGTATTAATAGTGGAGAAGTGGTGTCCATTATTGGTCCATCAGGTTCAGGTAAATCCACTTTTCTTCGCTGCTTAAATTTGCTAGAAACACCAACACAAGGGAAAGTATGGATCAATGGGCAAGAGATTACCGATTCTAAAACAAACATCATGAAGGTTCGTGAGCAAATCGGTATGGTTTTTCAACACTTTTACTTGTTCCCTCATAAGACAGTATTAGAGAATTTAACCTATGCTCCCATGAAGGTAAAGGGAGAAAGTCGAGAGGCAGCAGAGAAAAAAGCTCGGGAACTACTTGCTAAAGTGGGCCTTAGCGAAAAAGAATCAGCTTATCCAAATAACCTTTCTGGCGGACAGAAGCAACGAGTTGCAATTGCGCGAGCTCTTGCAATGGAACCACAATTAATGTTATTTGATGAGCCTACGTCAGCACTTGACCCTGAAATGGTTAAGGAAGTACTAAATGTAATGAAGGATCTTGCACAGTCAGGAATGACCATGGCAATCGTCACACACGAAATGGGATTTGCAAAAGAGGTTTCTGATCGGATAATGTTTCTTGATGATGGGGTGCTCTTAGAGGAAGGCACGCCGGATGAGTTCTTTACTAATCCTCGCACAGGCAGAGCAAAGGACTTTTTAGAAAAAGTACTTTAG
- a CDS encoding aromatic acid exporter family protein: protein MKFRIGYRTLKTAVGTAIAILIAQQLGLHNFASAGILTILCIQVTKRRSLRTAWDRFLACVLAMPFSAVFFEGISYHPIVIGVMLFFFIPTIVMLKAKDGVVTSSVIILHIYMAQKISMDIFFNELGVIVIGIGVALVMNLYMPSVDSKLKNYQVKVEENFKIILCEMVRYLRTGDSTWDGKEITECSQLLDEAKTLAFRDVENHFLREDTTYFHYFKMREKQFEIIERVLPMVTSLTKTVKQGKMVAEFLEELSLNIHPGNTAHIYIEKLREMKKEFEEMELPKTREEFETRAALLQLVNEMNEYLIIKSSFKAKKTRMHEKKKIEAN, encoded by the coding sequence ATGAAATTTCGCATTGGGTATCGGACACTTAAAACGGCTGTTGGCACGGCTATTGCCATTCTTATTGCTCAACAGCTGGGATTACATAATTTCGCTTCTGCAGGCATTCTAACAATCCTTTGTATCCAAGTGACCAAAAGGAGATCGCTTCGAACAGCATGGGATCGTTTTTTGGCTTGTGTATTAGCAATGCCCTTCTCTGCCGTTTTTTTTGAAGGGATCTCCTATCATCCAATTGTTATTGGTGTGATGCTGTTTTTCTTTATCCCTACCATTGTCATGTTAAAAGCGAAGGATGGTGTGGTTACAAGCAGTGTCATTATTTTACATATATATATGGCCCAAAAGATTTCAATGGATATATTTTTCAATGAACTTGGTGTTATTGTGATTGGAATAGGCGTGGCCCTCGTTATGAATCTTTATATGCCTAGTGTTGATAGTAAGCTAAAAAATTATCAAGTTAAAGTGGAGGAAAACTTTAAAATTATTCTTTGTGAAATGGTTCGATATTTACGAACGGGAGATAGTACTTGGGATGGAAAAGAAATTACCGAATGCTCCCAGCTGCTTGATGAGGCAAAAACATTGGCATTTAGAGATGTGGAAAATCATTTCTTACGGGAAGATACCACTTATTTTCACTATTTTAAAATGAGAGAAAAACAGTTTGAAATTATTGAACGTGTGCTACCAATGGTTACCTCACTTACAAAAACGGTGAAGCAAGGAAAAATGGTCGCTGAATTCCTTGAGGAACTTTCTCTGAATATCCATCCTGGAAACACCGCTCATATCTATATTGAGAAACTAAGAGAAATGAAAAAAGAATTTGAAGAGATGGAGCTGCCAAAAACGAGAGAAGAATTCGAAACACGTGCCGCATTGCTGCAACTAGTAAATGAAATGAATGAGTATCTTATTATCAAAAGCTCTTTTAAAGCAAAGAAAACCAGGATGCATGAAAAAAAGAAAATCGAAGCAAACTAG
- a CDS encoding L,D-transpeptidase, whose product MIKLLSPILIAFFISPIWPLGSNPMPGDPFVIVNKSRNELAFINENKVQTVVSVGTGKTQELTPEGLFTITVKAKEPYFRKENIPGGHPKNPLGARWIGFDAKGTDGRTYGIHGTNQPASIGKYVSQGCIRTQNEVVSSLFPLIPLGTKILVVSSKKTFEALAQEQGAIK is encoded by the coding sequence TTGATTAAACTCTTATCGCCGATCCTGATTGCTTTTTTCATCTCACCCATTTGGCCATTAGGGTCAAATCCAATGCCAGGTGATCCTTTTGTTATCGTGAATAAAAGTAGAAATGAACTGGCCTTTATTAATGAGAATAAAGTCCAAACAGTGGTTAGTGTCGGGACAGGAAAGACACAGGAGTTAACCCCCGAGGGTCTTTTTACCATTACTGTTAAGGCAAAAGAACCTTATTTCCGAAAAGAGAATATCCCAGGGGGTCACCCTAAAAACCCACTGGGGGCCAGATGGATTGGCTTTGACGCTAAGGGGACTGATGGCAGAACCTATGGGATACATGGAACAAACCAGCCAGCATCCATAGGTAAGTATGTCTCACAAGGCTGTATTCGCACGCAAAATGAAGTTGTTTCCTCGTTATTTCCGTTAATTCCGTTAGGAACAAAAATATTAGTCGTGTCCTCTAAAAAAACATTTGAGGCTCTAGCACAAGAACAAGGTGCAATTAAATGA
- the prli42 gene encoding stressosome-associated protein Prli42 — protein MTKKKTRKIIVYLMLFAMLASTLLIGIGTFLS, from the coding sequence TTGACTAAAAAGAAAACAAGAAAAATCATTGTTTATTTGATGCTCTTTGCGATGCTTGCTTCCACCCTCCTAATCGGAATCGGCACCTTCTTGTCATAA
- the mce gene encoding methylmalonyl-CoA epimerase: MIKKVDHIGIAVKSLENTLPFYTDVLELTLLGIEEVESQKVKVAFLQAGGTKLELLEPTSEESPIAKFIEKRGEGIHHVALGVESIEERIIEMKEKGIQMIDQQPRLGAGGAHIAFMHPKSSTGVLYELCEKKGMKG; encoded by the coding sequence ATGATTAAAAAAGTCGACCATATTGGAATTGCCGTTAAATCTCTTGAGAATACACTACCATTTTATACAGATGTATTAGAGCTCACTTTATTAGGAATAGAAGAGGTTGAGAGCCAAAAAGTAAAAGTTGCTTTTTTACAAGCAGGTGGAACAAAACTCGAACTCCTTGAGCCGACATCTGAGGAAAGTCCGATTGCTAAATTTATTGAAAAGCGTGGAGAAGGTATTCACCATGTGGCTTTGGGCGTGGAATCGATTGAAGAAAGAATCATTGAAATGAAAGAAAAAGGCATTCAGATGATCGATCAACAGCCAAGACTTGGAGCAGGTGGGGCACATATAGCCTTTATGCATCCAAAATCGTCTACTGGTGTTTTGTATGAGTTATGCGAAAAGAAAGGGATGAAGGGATAA
- a CDS encoding acyl-CoA carboxylase subunit beta: MLDIYEKISELYDKRREVELGGGDERIDKQHEKGKLTARERIELLVDKGTFVELNPFIEHRTNDFGLDEQKGPGDGVVTGFGKVNGRPIYLFSQDFTVFGGALGEMHAKKIANVMDLAAKNGTPFVGLNDSGGARIQEGVVSLDGYGHIFYRNAIYSGVIPQISVIMGPCAGGAVYSPAITDFVFMVEKTSQMFITGPKVIETVTGEKISAEDLGGANVHNSISGNAHFQAKSEEEVLQNVRQLLSYLPQNNEEKPPKQEVEHENDYRPDLTDVIPFDAVRPYDVRKVIEQVTDADSFMEIQKDFAKNIVVGFARIKGESVGLVCNQPKVMAGGLDIDSSDKAARFIRTCDSFNIPIITFEDVTGFFPGVKQEHGGIIRHGAKILFAYSEATVPKLTVILRKAYGGAYVALNSKSIGADLVFAWPNAEIAVMGPQGAANIIFAKEINNSENPELTRQQKIDEYREKFANPYVAASRGMVDDVIDPRETRIKIIQALEMLRNKKESRPYKKHGNIPL, encoded by the coding sequence ATGTTAGACATCTACGAAAAAATAAGTGAACTATACGATAAGCGCAGAGAAGTGGAGCTCGGTGGCGGGGATGAGCGAATTGACAAACAGCATGAGAAAGGAAAACTAACGGCTAGAGAACGTATCGAGCTCTTAGTTGATAAAGGGACGTTTGTCGAGCTGAACCCGTTTATCGAACATCGGACGAATGACTTTGGTCTGGATGAACAAAAAGGACCTGGCGATGGTGTTGTAACTGGCTTTGGGAAAGTCAATGGCCGTCCAATCTATTTATTTTCACAGGATTTTACGGTGTTTGGCGGCGCTTTAGGTGAAATGCATGCGAAAAAAATTGCGAACGTCATGGATTTAGCAGCTAAAAATGGTACGCCTTTTGTGGGGCTTAATGACTCTGGTGGAGCAAGAATTCAAGAAGGGGTCGTTTCACTTGATGGGTATGGTCATATCTTTTATCGGAACGCAATTTATTCAGGTGTCATCCCGCAAATCTCCGTAATAATGGGACCGTGTGCTGGTGGAGCAGTTTATTCTCCAGCTATTACAGATTTCGTATTTATGGTCGAAAAAACAAGCCAAATGTTCATCACTGGGCCGAAGGTAATTGAAACAGTAACCGGTGAGAAAATCTCTGCCGAGGATTTAGGTGGGGCTAATGTTCATAATTCGATCAGTGGAAATGCCCATTTTCAAGCAAAGTCAGAAGAAGAGGTCTTACAAAATGTGCGCCAGCTATTAAGCTATCTCCCTCAGAACAATGAGGAAAAACCGCCAAAACAGGAAGTGGAGCATGAAAATGATTACCGTCCAGATTTAACGGATGTAATTCCATTTGACGCGGTTCGCCCGTATGATGTTCGTAAGGTCATTGAACAAGTGACAGATGCGGACTCCTTTATGGAAATTCAAAAGGATTTTGCTAAAAATATAGTCGTTGGCTTTGCTAGAATCAAAGGGGAATCAGTAGGGTTGGTTTGCAACCAGCCAAAGGTGATGGCTGGTGGTTTAGATATAGATTCTTCAGATAAAGCAGCCCGCTTTATTAGAACGTGCGATTCTTTCAATATTCCAATCATAACTTTCGAAGATGTTACAGGTTTCTTCCCAGGTGTTAAACAGGAGCATGGAGGAATCATTCGCCATGGTGCAAAGATATTGTTCGCCTATTCAGAAGCGACTGTTCCGAAGCTAACGGTAATTTTAAGAAAAGCATATGGCGGGGCTTATGTGGCTTTAAATAGCAAGTCGATCGGTGCTGACTTAGTGTTTGCTTGGCCAAATGCTGAAATTGCGGTCATGGGTCCTCAAGGTGCAGCTAATATCATCTTTGCTAAGGAGATTAATAACAGCGAGAATCCTGAACTGACACGCCAGCAAAAAATCGATGAATACCGCGAAAAGTTTGCCAATCCATATGTGGCTGCCAGCAGGGGAATGGTGGATGATGTCATTGATCCTCGTGAAACTAGAATAAAAATTATTCAGGCTTTAGAGATGCTGAGAAATAAAAAAGAGTCACGTCCATATAAAAAACACGGAAATATCCCGCTTTAA
- a CDS encoding tripeptidase T — MVNQERLLNEFLELVQIDSETKFETEIAKVLKQKFSDLGLEVFEDDTTSVTGHGAGNLVCTLPATKEGVDPIYFTCHMDTVTPAKGVKPSIKDGYVVTDGTTILGADDKTGISVMLETIRLLKELNLPHGLIQFVITVGEESGLVGAKALDPSLMKAKYGYALDSDGLVGNVVVAAPTQAKVKTVIYGKTAHAGVAPEKGISAITIAAKSIAKMPLGRIDHETTANIGRFEGGQATNIVCDRVDILAEARSLIPEKMQAQVSKMKEAFETVAAEMGGRAEVDVEVMYPGFKFGEGDLVVEIARKAAAKIGRSCELQHSGGGSDANVIAGFGIPTVNLAVGYEEIHTTNERMPIEELYKLAEMTLAIIEEVANQ, encoded by the coding sequence ATGGTGAATCAAGAACGTCTTTTAAATGAATTTTTAGAGCTTGTGCAAATTGACTCAGAAACGAAATTTGAGACTGAAATTGCAAAGGTATTAAAACAAAAGTTTTCTGATTTAGGTCTTGAAGTTTTTGAAGATGATACCACATCTGTAACAGGACATGGAGCAGGGAACTTAGTTTGTACGCTTCCAGCAACTAAAGAGGGCGTAGATCCAATTTACTTTACTTGCCATATGGACACAGTTACACCTGCAAAAGGGGTAAAGCCTTCTATTAAAGATGGTTACGTAGTTACTGATGGCACGACGATTCTAGGCGCAGACGATAAAACTGGTATTTCTGTTATGCTTGAAACCATCCGTCTTTTAAAAGAACTAAATCTACCACACGGATTAATTCAATTCGTTATTACGGTAGGGGAAGAATCCGGTTTAGTAGGGGCAAAAGCATTGGATCCTTCATTAATGAAGGCAAAGTATGGCTATGCACTTGATAGCGATGGCTTAGTTGGGAATGTGGTTGTAGCTGCTCCAACACAAGCAAAAGTGAAGACAGTGATTTACGGAAAAACAGCCCATGCAGGTGTTGCTCCTGAAAAAGGTATTTCTGCCATTACGATTGCAGCAAAATCCATTGCTAAAATGCCGTTAGGCAGAATTGACCATGAAACGACTGCTAATATTGGTCGTTTTGAAGGTGGGCAGGCAACCAATATCGTGTGTGACCGTGTGGATATCTTAGCGGAAGCTCGTTCACTTATTCCTGAAAAAATGCAGGCACAGGTAAGCAAGATGAAGGAAGCATTTGAAACAGTTGCTGCTGAAATGGGCGGCAGAGCAGAAGTCGATGTTGAAGTTATGTACCCTGGCTTTAAATTTGGCGAAGGCGATCTTGTGGTTGAGATTGCTCGTAAAGCAGCAGCAAAAATTGGTCGCAGCTGTGAACTTCAGCATAGCGGCGGAGGCAGCGACGCTAATGTAATAGCTGGGTTTGGAATTCCAACTGTAAACCTTGCTGTTGGTTATGAAGAAATCCATACAACAAATGAGCGCATGCCAATTGAGGAATTATACAAGCTGGCAGAAATGACGCTTGCTATTATTGAGGAAGTAGCTAATCAATAA
- a CDS encoding DNA polymerase IV, whose translation MKDMYPKNGRVILHVDMNSFYASVEMAYDPNLKGKPLAIAGNVEERRGIIVTCSYEARKFGVKTTMPLWEAKKLCPQLIVMKPNFERYRAASIGMFEILRQYTEMVEPVSIDEGYLDITESFEFGSPIDIAKSIQKRVFEQLDLPCSIGIAPNKFLAKMASDMKKPMGITILRKRDIPKILWPLNTNEMHGVGKKTAEKLTTIGIHTIGDLAEGNEIQLKSLLGINGIRIKERANGIDKRPVDPGSIEEFKSIGNSTTLPRDVSNQHELYRVLDSLAETVSVRLKRKNVLTTTLGITIRYKDRRTITRSKKLPNPINHKEDLSVFAKQLFLKSWNGDPVRLLGITGNDLVDQDHAYKQLDLFSFENDAKKEPLLKTLSSLREKYGKNIIENAGSHKVDPSHNVGTGTSFNKDFLRTFPMKNKEED comes from the coding sequence ATGAAGGATATGTATCCAAAGAACGGGCGAGTCATTTTACATGTGGATATGAACAGCTTTTACGCTTCTGTAGAAATGGCCTATGATCCTAACTTAAAAGGGAAGCCATTAGCGATTGCTGGAAATGTGGAAGAAAGACGCGGGATCATTGTAACTTGCAGTTATGAAGCAAGAAAATTTGGTGTAAAAACAACGATGCCGTTGTGGGAAGCAAAAAAACTATGTCCGCAGTTAATCGTAATGAAACCTAATTTTGAGAGGTACCGGGCGGCATCTATTGGGATGTTTGAGATTCTGAGACAGTATACCGAAATGGTGGAACCTGTTTCGATAGATGAAGGCTATTTAGATATAACAGAGAGCTTTGAATTTGGCAGTCCCATTGATATAGCAAAAAGTATTCAAAAAAGAGTTTTTGAGCAATTGGATCTGCCATGCAGTATTGGAATTGCACCAAATAAGTTTTTAGCTAAGATGGCCTCAGATATGAAAAAACCGATGGGCATTACGATTCTTCGAAAGCGTGATATCCCGAAGATTTTGTGGCCTTTAAATACAAATGAAATGCATGGTGTGGGGAAAAAAACAGCCGAAAAGTTAACAACGATTGGAATCCACACGATTGGGGATTTAGCAGAGGGCAATGAAATTCAACTTAAATCCCTTCTAGGTATTAACGGAATTCGGATCAAAGAAAGAGCCAACGGTATCGACAAAAGGCCAGTTGATCCTGGATCTATTGAGGAGTTTAAAAGCATCGGTAATTCGACCACACTTCCTCGGGATGTAAGTAACCAGCATGAGCTTTATCGTGTGTTAGATTCACTGGCAGAAACCGTTTCTGTTAGGTTAAAGCGAAAAAACGTCCTTACAACTACTTTGGGTATTACGATTCGGTATAAGGACAGAAGAACGATTACACGAAGTAAGAAACTTCCTAACCCTATCAATCATAAAGAGGACCTTTCTGTCTTTGCAAAACAGCTCTTTTTAAAATCTTGGAATGGGGACCCCGTTCGTTTATTAGGGATTACTGGCAATGATTTAGTGGATCAAGACCATGCATATAAGCAATTAGATTTATTTTCCTTTGAAAACGATGCGAAAAAAGAGCCACTGCTTAAAACACTTTCTAGTCTCCGAGAGAAATACGGTAAAAATATAATTGAAAATGCTGGTTCCCATAAGGTAGATCCTTCACACAATGTAGGGACGGGGACAAGCTTCAATAAAGATTTCTTACGTACCTTTCCTATGAAAAATAAAGAAGAAGACTAA
- the rnz gene encoding ribonuclease Z, translating into MDLFFLGTGAGMPAKLRNVTSIALKLLEERGAVWLFDVGEATQHQILHTSLKPRRIEKVFITHLHGDHIYGLPGLLSSRSFQGGESEVTVYGPKGIKEYIEMSLSLSQTYLKYPLSIIEISEGIIFEDDQFIVEARLLEHGIPSYGYRIMEKDRPGTLLADKLIEAGVQPGPIFRQIKNGESITLEDGRVLDPNEFLGPEQKGRVVTILGDTRYCENALLLAKEADLLIHEATFSKGEETLAYDYFHSTTYQAAHIARKAGCKQLCLTHISSRYDRNDWRELVAEAMETFPNTDIAEDFKEIHIPIR; encoded by the coding sequence TTGGATTTGTTTTTTTTAGGTACGGGGGCAGGAATGCCGGCGAAACTCAGAAATGTCACATCTATAGCCTTGAAATTGCTCGAGGAACGGGGAGCAGTATGGTTATTTGATGTGGGGGAGGCGACACAGCATCAAATTTTACACACATCCTTAAAACCGCGGCGGATTGAAAAAGTTTTTATTACTCATTTGCATGGTGATCATATTTATGGGTTACCTGGTTTGTTATCCAGTCGTTCGTTTCAAGGCGGGGAGTCAGAGGTTACGGTTTATGGACCAAAAGGAATTAAAGAATATATTGAGATGAGTCTGTCCTTAAGTCAGACCTATTTAAAATATCCCTTGAGTATCATCGAAATTAGCGAAGGAATTATTTTTGAAGATGACCAGTTTATTGTAGAAGCTCGGCTGCTTGAACATGGGATTCCTTCGTATGGATATAGAATCATGGAGAAGGACAGACCAGGGACCTTACTTGCTGATAAGCTAATCGAAGCGGGTGTTCAACCTGGGCCAATCTTTAGGCAGATAAAAAATGGTGAATCAATTACTCTGGAAGACGGACGGGTGCTTGATCCGAATGAGTTCCTTGGTCCTGAGCAAAAGGGAAGAGTGGTTACGATTCTTGGGGACACACGATACTGCGAAAATGCGTTGTTGCTGGCTAAAGAGGCAGATTTATTAATTCACGAAGCTACCTTTTCAAAGGGTGAGGAAACATTAGCCTATGATTACTTTCATTCAACGACCTATCAGGCAGCACATATTGCTAGAAAGGCTGGTTGCAAGCAATTATGTTTGACCCACATCAGTTCACGATATGATCGGAATGATTGGCGTGAGTTAGTGGCCGAGGCAATGGAAACCTTTCCTAATACAGACATAGCGGAGGATTTTAAAGAGATTCATATTCCGATTAGGTGA
- the namA gene encoding NADPH dehydrogenase NamA, producing the protein MTTKLFSPITIKGVTLKNRIVMAPMCMYSSHNEDGHLQNWHRTHYTSRAVGQVGLIIVEATAVTPQGRISPQDLGIWSDEHTDGFKELVNLMKEHGAKTGIQLAHAGRKAVLEGEILAPSAIAFNEKSQTPKEMTIAEIKETVEAFKKGAERAAKAGFDVIEIHGAHGYLINEFLSPLSNKRTDEYGGTAENRYRLLREVIEAVKTVWTGPLFVRVSAHDYHEDGLTPEDYIVFADWMKEQGVDLVDVSSGAVVPAHIHVYPGYQVKYSETIKNGASIPTGAVGLITTGIQAEEILQNDRADLVFLARELLRDPYWPRTAAKELGVSIEGPKQYERGWV; encoded by the coding sequence ATGACAACCAAATTATTTTCTCCCATTACCATAAAGGGAGTGACATTAAAAAATAGAATTGTTATGGCTCCAATGTGTATGTACTCCAGCCATAATGAAGATGGGCATCTTCAAAACTGGCACCGCACTCACTATACTAGTAGAGCAGTCGGACAAGTTGGTCTAATCATCGTTGAAGCAACAGCAGTTACTCCACAAGGCCGAATTTCTCCACAGGATTTAGGTATTTGGAGTGATGAGCACACAGATGGGTTCAAAGAGTTAGTAAACCTAATGAAAGAACATGGAGCGAAAACAGGCATCCAGCTTGCCCATGCTGGCAGAAAAGCAGTATTAGAGGGTGAAATTCTTGCCCCATCCGCGATTGCTTTTAATGAAAAATCGCAAACTCCAAAAGAAATGACAATAGCAGAAATTAAAGAGACTGTGGAAGCATTTAAAAAAGGGGCGGAGCGTGCTGCCAAAGCTGGTTTCGATGTGATTGAAATTCACGGCGCTCATGGCTATTTAATTAATGAGTTTCTGTCGCCACTTTCCAATAAAAGAACGGATGAATATGGTGGCACTGCTGAGAACCGTTACCGCTTGCTGCGTGAGGTCATTGAAGCTGTGAAAACCGTTTGGACAGGTCCATTGTTCGTAAGAGTTTCTGCTCATGATTATCACGAGGATGGTTTAACACCTGAAGATTACATAGTGTTCGCAGATTGGATGAAAGAACAAGGTGTAGACTTAGTGGATGTAAGCTCAGGTGCCGTGGTACCCGCACATATTCATGTGTATCCAGGTTATCAGGTAAAGTATTCTGAAACGATTAAAAATGGGGCTAGTATTCCAACTGGCGCGGTTGGCTTAATCACTACAGGAATTCAGGCTGAGGAAATTTTACAGAATGACCGAGCGGATTTAGTTTTCCTAGCTCGTGAGTTACTGCGCGATCCATACTGGCCGCGAACAGCAGCCAAAGAACTTGGGGTTTCCATCGAAGGACCGAAACAATACGAGCGAGGATGGGTATAA